The sequence GTTTAACTTTTTCGAGAGCATCAGGGATTCATTCGGGCAGCTACACTCTCGGAGGTAATTCACTCCCGACTCCGCTGGTTTCGGACAACGAGGAGGAGGGGCTGCCAATGAGCTCCGCCGAGTAGCAGAGGGGGCAGGGCTAGCCCTTAAAGGAGCCGCTACCCGTTAGCAGACCGGAGGGTGACCCGGATGATGGCGGCCGGCGCGGCCCTAGCCTTGGCCTTGTGGCTACTACCGTCAATAGGGGTGGGAGGTGCAGGACCCCCACCAATCCAGGACGGCGAGTTCACGTTCCTGCTGCCTGCAGGAAGGAAGCAGTGTTTCTACCAGTCCGCGCCGGCCAACGCAAGCCTCGAGACCGAGTACCAGGTAGAGGGGTCCCGGCCGAACAGCGAGTAGAGTTAGGGGAGGGGGCGTGGCCAAGCAGCGACGGCGAGGCTTGCAttaaagagggaaggaggaggagcccCTACGTTAGGAACGCGGGGGCGGAGCCCGGGACAGCGAGACGGAGAGGGTGGGACAGCGCGTGGGAGCGGAAGGGGAAGGAGTAATGGAAGGCGGGGCTAGAGTGAGACCCCCCCCTCGGGGCGGGGCAATAGGGAATTGGAGAGGAACCCTTCAGGGGATCGGACCCTCGCGGGTGGGCGTGGCCAAAGGGTTGTGTAGTATTGAGTTGGTGGAGTGACCAGGATTCGCTACGAGAAAGGGCGCGGTTTTTATCCGGGATTGGGCTGAAGGCTGGACCCTGTGGTTTTATATGGGGCGTGGCCAAGTACGGAGTGTGGCCAGGTAAACGTCGATCAAGGACTCCCGATGGGGTCGTGACCAGGTGAAAGAGCCGATCCCAAAACTGTCCTATCAGTGGGAGCGGAGCCAAAGCAAGGGGCGCGGCCCGAAGGACGGGTAGGGGCAGGACCAGGTTGCAGGTGTAGGTGTCAGCACTCAGGTAGGCCGTTGGTGGTCTGTATGGGTCTGTGCGGATTGTCCAGCCCTGGCCTTCTCTGAGCAGTGCCCTTAGCCTAGCCCTAGCCCTCTACCCATCTTACCTGCCCCCCAGGTGATAGGAGGTGCTGGGCTGGATGTGGATTTCACGCTGGAGAGCCCTCAGGGAGTGCTGCTGGTCAGTGAGTCCCGCAAGGCAGATGGGGTGCACACGTGAGTTAAGTCCTGCTGCCTGCTGGGGTTCGGTTacagccctgcccctccccagcgGCCTCGGGTTACCGCCCTGACTGTTCACAAAGTCCAGCGAGCCGGCCATTCAGGgtcatgtctgtctgtctgcccagGGTGGAGCCCACTGAGGCCGGGGACTACAAGCTGTGTTTTGACAACTCCTTCAGCACAATCTCCGAGAAACTGGTGTTCTTCGAACTCATCTTTGACAGCCTGCAGGATGATGAGGAGGTTGAAGGCTGGGTAGAGGCCGTGGAGCCAGAGGAGATGTTGGATGTCAAGATGGAGGACATCAAGGTGTGCCCAGGCTGAGCTGGGGCCACCTCTCCCAGATCTCTGGCATTGGACAGCAGTATGCCCCTGCCCTCCCATCTTGGCTGGGGTCCTCCTTGACCTGACCCAGTCTCCTCTAGTAGTAGTATTCCCAACTTTGTTATATTACCAGTAGCAACTCAGTTAAAAATAGCACATTTCTACGTGTAAACCCTGTTTTAAGGGCTTAAATAACTGTTTAAATCTCCATTAACCATCCTAAGAAGTAGGTAATGTACTTATTCACCCCCCATTTTATTGAGGCACAGGATGGCTAAGTAACTgtcctaaggccacacagctagcaacTGACAGAGCCAatatttgaatccaggcagtctggcttcagcAACTGTGCTTTAACCACTAGTAAATACATTCTTTACACTTACTTAAGCATTCAGTTCTCATAGCAATCCTGAGGAGTgaattgagacccagagagggtaATTAACTTGCtcatggtcacacagccagtgaatgGCAGAATGAGGATTTAGACTCAGGCAGGTAGCCTGGTCAGAGTCTGTGCTCTCAGCTCTCTTCCCCTTTGCAACATGGACTCACCCCATTCCCTCCAGTTTTATCGGTCTCTGCTCCTCAAAGGACTGAGGCCTGACTCTGCTCCTCTCTATGCCCCACAGGAGTCTATCGAGACCATGAGGACGCGGCTAGAGCGCAGCATCCAGATGCTGACACTGCTGCGAGCCTTTGAGGCACGTGACCGCAACCTGCAGGAAGGCAATCTGGAGCGGGTCAACTTCTGGTCAGCTGTGAATGTGGCTGTGTTGCTGCTGGTGGCCGTGCTACAGGTCTGCACACTTAAGCGCTTCTTCCAGGACAAGCGCCCCGTGCCTACATAGCCCCTGCCCCTGATGAAGTACAGCGAAAAGGAATGGCAGCAGGGTGCATGCGTGTGAGACTTGAGGGTCCCTTCCTGAACTTAGTTTCCTACGGAAGGGAAGGCTGTGTAGTCCGGGCCTGAAGTGGGGCCCTATGCGTGTCTTGTCTTCTGGGCCGTGAATGCTAGCTGGCTTGCAGGAATGAGCCATCCAGAACGGGTGGCTCAGCAGTTGCACCTGCTTTCCTGGAAATTATGCACAGGGGGCATTGTAGCACTTGAATGCAACCCTGGGATTTTTCTGGCCCCACCTGTCCCCTACTGTAAATGTGCCTTAGCCTGAGCCTTCCAGTTGCACCAGCACTGCCTGGTGCAGGAACGGGCCCAGGAAGCaaacttccccttcccttccccactggCCCTAGGAGccaggtggtggtgggaggggggctTGCGGCTCATGAGACCCTATGCCTTCCTCTCCTTGTCACTCAACCTGAAGCCTGTTGCTGCTGCTGGGGTGGCCAGCTcatgccaggggctgggaaggagaCGAGACTGCAGTGTTCTTGCCAGGACAGT comes from Rhinolophus ferrumequinum isolate MPI-CBG mRhiFer1 chromosome 18, mRhiFer1_v1.p, whole genome shotgun sequence and encodes:
- the TMED1 gene encoding transmembrane emp24 domain-containing protein 1 encodes the protein MMAAGAALALALWLLPSIGVGGAGPPPIQDGEFTFLLPAGRKQCFYQSAPANASLETEYQVIGGAGLDVDFTLESPQGVLLVSESRKADGVHTVEPTEAGDYKLCFDNSFSTISEKLVFFELIFDSLQDDEEVEGWVEAVEPEEMLDVKMEDIKESIETMRTRLERSIQMLTLLRAFEARDRNLQEGNLERVNFWSAVNVAVLLLVAVLQVCTLKRFFQDKRPVPT